From the genome of Cytobacillus firmus, one region includes:
- a CDS encoding response regulator transcription factor, producing MDKKILVVDDEQSIVTLLQYNLQQAGYEVITAMDGQEGKDLAISEKPDLIVLDLMLPKLDGIEVCKQLRQQKIATPILMLTAKDDEFDKVLGLELGADDYMTKPFSPREVVARVKAILRRTQFVPEAAEEKSEDGDSFKIGGLKIFPQHYEAYFEEELLELTPKEFELLLYLAKNKSRVLTRDQLLSAVWNYDFAGDTRIVDVHISHLREKIEANTKKPVYIKTIRGLGYKLEEPKGE from the coding sequence ATGGATAAGAAAATTCTAGTTGTAGATGACGAACAATCTATCGTAACTTTACTTCAATACAACCTGCAGCAGGCAGGCTATGAAGTAATTACAGCCATGGATGGCCAGGAGGGCAAAGATCTGGCCATTTCTGAAAAGCCGGATCTTATTGTACTTGATCTTATGCTGCCAAAGCTTGATGGCATAGAAGTATGCAAACAGCTTAGACAGCAGAAAATAGCGACGCCTATTTTAATGCTGACGGCCAAGGATGATGAATTTGATAAGGTTCTTGGTCTTGAACTGGGTGCAGATGATTACATGACAAAACCTTTCAGCCCACGGGAAGTGGTTGCCAGAGTTAAAGCTATCTTACGGAGAACACAATTTGTGCCTGAGGCTGCCGAGGAGAAATCAGAAGATGGAGATTCTTTTAAAATTGGCGGCCTTAAGATCTTTCCACAGCATTATGAAGCCTATTTTGAAGAAGAACTTCTTGAATTAACTCCGAAGGAATTTGAATTGTTATTATATCTTGCCAAGAATAAGAGCCGTGTCCTTACAAGGGATCAGCTGCTTAGTGCAGTCTGGAATTATGATTTTGCAGGAGACACGAGAATCGTTGATGTACATATTAGCCATTTAAGAGAGAAAATTGAAGCAAACACCAAAAAACCTGTATATATTAAGACCATTCGCGGACTGGGCTACAAATTGGAGGAGCCTAAAGGAGAATGA
- the ytaF gene encoding sporulation membrane protein YtaF, protein MAHIFSLLILAFAVSLDSFSVGLTYGLRKMSIPFKSISIIACCSALTLMAAMTIGHLIEAFLSPALAESLGGVILIFLGAWVLYQFFRPEKVKDVLPHEKTIVNLEIKSLGLVINILKKPMSADFDKSGAITGIEALMLGLALSLDAFGAGIGAAMLGYSPYYLAMTVAVMSSLFVFMGMQVGAVFSKSGWVHKFSFIPGIILIVIGILKI, encoded by the coding sequence ATGGCGCATATATTCTCACTTTTGATACTTGCTTTTGCTGTCAGTCTTGACAGTTTCAGTGTCGGTTTAACCTATGGTTTAAGGAAAATGAGCATACCATTTAAATCGATCAGTATAATCGCTTGCTGTTCAGCTCTCACATTAATGGCCGCCATGACAATCGGCCATTTAATAGAAGCCTTTTTGTCCCCGGCTTTAGCTGAAAGTTTAGGAGGAGTCATTCTGATTTTTCTCGGTGCCTGGGTTCTATATCAATTTTTCAGGCCGGAAAAGGTGAAGGATGTCCTCCCGCATGAAAAGACAATTGTAAATCTGGAAATCAAATCTCTTGGGCTTGTCATTAATATTCTGAAAAAGCCCATGTCCGCCGATTTTGACAAATCCGGTGCCATCACAGGAATTGAAGCACTAATGCTTGGGCTCGCCCTATCACTTGATGCTTTCGGAGCGGGGATCGGTGCAGCTATGCTGGGGTACTCACCTTACTACCTGGCAATGACGGTCGCCGTTATGAGCTCTCTGTTTGTGTTTATGGGAATGCAGGTGGGGGCTGTTTTCTCAAAAAGCGGATGGGTCCATAAGTTCTCATTCATTCCAGGCATTATTTTGATCGTAATTGGGATTCTGAAAATCTAG
- a CDS encoding MaoC/PaaZ C-terminal domain-containing protein, with amino-acid sequence MLLGKKRKLGRTIEEISVGEKLTLTEKIEDKDLLLYLGLTNDANPLYIQHDYASQTPYKKPIVPSVMLNGIINSAISKYLPGPGSHVLKQDIEYSKPVYHYGTVQFLFEVIEVNTSNHTVQIKVQGTNEEDQTVINGQLLVCPPYKPQPMDGNALDNF; translated from the coding sequence ATGCTGCTTGGAAAGAAAAGAAAATTGGGAAGAACCATTGAAGAAATATCTGTAGGCGAAAAATTGACGCTGACAGAAAAAATAGAAGACAAGGACCTATTGCTGTATCTGGGCCTGACAAACGATGCAAACCCTTTATATATTCAGCATGATTATGCTTCACAAACACCTTATAAAAAACCAATTGTACCAAGTGTTATGCTGAATGGCATCATAAATTCTGCCATATCAAAATATTTGCCGGGCCCTGGAAGCCATGTTTTAAAACAGGACATCGAGTACTCAAAGCCTGTCTATCATTATGGTACGGTTCAATTTTTATTTGAAGTAATAGAAGTGAACACCTCAAATCATACCGTGCAAATTAAGGTACAGGGAACAAATGAAGAGGACCAGACAGTTATTAATGGACAGCTCCTTGTATGCCCGCCATACAAGCCTCAGCCAATGGATGGAAATGCTTTGGACAATTTCTGA
- the polA gene encoding DNA polymerase I: MDKKKLVLIDGNSIAYRAFFALPLLNNDKGIHTNAVYGFTMMLQRILEDEKPTHLLVAFDAGKTTFRHKTFSEYKGGRQKTPPELSEQFPYIRELLDAYGISRYELENYEADDIIGTLSLHAEKDGYEVKVISGDKDLTQLSSDSVTVSITRKGITDIEEYTPAHIEEKYGITPDRIIDMKGLMGDSSDNIPGVPGVGEKTALKLLKEFGTLEELLKSVDEVSGKKLKEKLEEFREQALMSKELATISREAPVEIKIEDIEYEGFEKEKVISIFKELGFNSLLEKIGGDTEAIEENLDEIEFIIADEIKEDMFSDENAFYVELLEDNYHYADIIGFSVANDKGNFYFSKDKALESDVFKRWAEDETKKKTVYDAKRSEVSLRHHGIHLKGADFDLYIASYIINPSQSIEDIASIAKNHGYHAIQSDEAFYGKGAKRRIPEEKELGGHLARKAAALMTLREKLDSDLKENQQSELFYDLEMPLSLILADMESTGVKVDLGRLRTMGQDLLSKLDEIEKRIHELAGEAFNINSPKQLGVILFEKLGLPVIKKTKTGYSTSADVLEKLENDHEIIRDILHYRQLGKLQSTYIEGLLKVVNNETGKVHTRFNQALTQTGRLSSTDPNLQNIPIRLEEGRKIRQAFVPSEPGWAIFAADYSQIELRVLAHIADDEKLIEAFNEDMDIHTKTAMEVFHVKADEVTSNMRRHAKAVNFGIVYGISDYGLSQSLGITRKEAGKFIDRYLESYPGVKQYMDDIIHEAKQKGFVSTLLHRRRYLPEITSRNFNLRSFAERTAMNTPIQGSAADIIKKAMIDMADRLRKEELKARLLLSVHDELIFEAPEDEIEKLKKIVPDVMENTVELKVPLKVDYSYGPTWFDAK, from the coding sequence TTGGATAAAAAAAAGCTTGTTCTGATAGACGGCAACAGCATTGCTTATCGGGCATTTTTTGCTTTGCCGCTCTTAAACAATGATAAAGGAATACATACCAATGCTGTCTACGGATTTACCATGATGCTGCAGAGGATTCTGGAGGATGAAAAACCGACGCATCTCCTTGTGGCGTTCGATGCCGGAAAAACAACATTTCGCCATAAAACCTTTAGCGAGTATAAAGGCGGCCGGCAGAAAACTCCACCTGAGCTATCAGAGCAGTTTCCTTATATAAGAGAGCTTCTTGATGCTTATGGAATCTCCAGATATGAACTGGAAAATTATGAAGCGGATGATATCATTGGAACACTATCCCTCCATGCCGAAAAAGATGGATATGAAGTTAAAGTTATATCAGGGGATAAGGATTTAACACAGTTAAGTTCCGATTCTGTCACAGTCAGCATCACCCGCAAAGGAATTACAGATATTGAAGAATACACGCCAGCTCATATAGAAGAGAAATACGGAATAACGCCTGACAGGATTATTGATATGAAAGGCCTGATGGGGGATAGTTCAGATAATATTCCGGGTGTGCCGGGAGTGGGCGAAAAAACAGCCCTTAAATTGCTGAAAGAGTTTGGAACCCTTGAAGAGCTCTTGAAATCTGTTGATGAGGTGAGCGGAAAAAAACTGAAAGAAAAGCTGGAAGAATTCAGGGAGCAAGCTTTAATGAGCAAAGAACTTGCTACTATCTCGAGGGAAGCTCCCGTTGAAATCAAAATTGAAGACATTGAATATGAAGGTTTTGAAAAAGAAAAAGTTATAAGCATCTTTAAAGAACTTGGCTTTAACTCGCTGCTGGAAAAAATCGGCGGGGACACTGAAGCAATCGAAGAGAATCTGGATGAAATTGAATTTATCATAGCAGACGAAATTAAAGAAGATATGTTTTCTGATGAAAATGCATTTTATGTTGAGCTTCTAGAGGATAATTACCATTATGCAGACATCATTGGTTTTTCCGTTGCAAATGATAAAGGGAATTTCTACTTCTCCAAAGATAAGGCTTTAGAATCAGATGTTTTTAAAAGATGGGCTGAAGATGAAACGAAAAAGAAGACAGTGTATGATGCAAAAAGATCTGAAGTGTCACTCCGGCATCATGGGATTCATCTAAAGGGAGCAGACTTTGATCTCTATATTGCTTCATATATTATTAACCCATCTCAGAGTATTGAGGATATAGCATCTATAGCAAAAAATCATGGCTATCATGCGATTCAATCTGATGAAGCTTTCTATGGCAAAGGAGCAAAAAGGCGGATTCCGGAAGAAAAAGAACTTGGCGGACATTTAGCAAGAAAAGCAGCAGCTTTGATGACATTGAGGGAAAAGCTTGATAGTGATTTAAAGGAAAACCAGCAATCTGAGCTGTTTTATGACCTGGAAATGCCACTTTCTTTAATATTAGCAGATATGGAGTCAACTGGGGTTAAAGTGGATTTAGGACGCTTGAGGACAATGGGACAAGACCTGCTCTCCAAATTGGATGAAATTGAAAAGCGGATACATGAGCTTGCCGGGGAAGCTTTTAATATCAATTCTCCTAAACAGCTCGGTGTAATTCTTTTTGAAAAATTAGGGCTGCCAGTCATTAAAAAAACGAAGACAGGCTATTCCACTTCGGCGGATGTACTTGAAAAACTTGAGAACGACCATGAAATAATCCGGGACATCCTGCACTACCGCCAGCTTGGCAAGCTTCAGTCCACTTATATTGAAGGCCTGCTGAAGGTAGTTAACAATGAAACAGGTAAAGTCCACACCAGGTTTAATCAGGCACTTACCCAGACAGGAAGATTAAGCTCAACTGATCCAAATCTGCAAAATATTCCAATCCGGCTGGAAGAAGGGCGAAAAATCAGGCAGGCATTTGTTCCTTCAGAACCGGGATGGGCTATCTTTGCTGCAGACTATTCGCAGATTGAACTGAGAGTACTGGCTCATATTGCAGATGATGAAAAGCTGATTGAAGCCTTTAATGAAGATATGGATATCCATACCAAAACGGCAATGGAAGTATTCCATGTAAAAGCCGATGAAGTTACGTCCAATATGCGGCGCCATGCAAAGGCCGTTAACTTCGGAATAGTCTACGGAATCAGTGATTATGGCCTTTCCCAGAGCCTCGGAATCACACGGAAAGAAGCCGGAAAATTTATTGACCGGTATCTTGAGAGCTATCCTGGTGTTAAGCAGTACATGGATGATATTATCCATGAAGCAAAACAGAAAGGTTTTGTCTCGACGCTTCTTCACAGAAGAAGATATCTGCCAGAAATCACTAGCCGAAACTTCAACCTGCGAAGTTTTGCAGAGCGGACAGCTATGAACACTCCAATTCAGGGAAGTGCAGCAGATATTATTAAAAAAGCCATGATTGACATGGCTGACCGCTTAAGAAAAGAAGAACTCAAAGCACGGCTTCTGCTGTCAGTTCACGATGAACTAATCTTTGAAGCACCTGAGGATGAAATAGAGAAACTCAAAAAAATCGTGCCGGACGTAATGGAAAATACAGTAGAATTGAAAGTTCCGCTCAAAGTGGATTATTCCTATGGCCCAACATGGTTTGATGCGAAATAA
- the hflC gene encoding protease modulator HflC, translating to MSDQNIVNINERGGNFKWRSYTKLGIILVLIIAGLGILFSNLFIVKEGEYKVIRQFGEVVRIESEPGLAYKIPFIQSVSTLPRYQMTYDVSEAEINTKDKKVMIIDNYAVWKIDDPKKMISNARTLEGAEARMEEFIYSVTRSELGRLNYEEIINDEKSSRGSLNDQITTKVNELLANDNYGITVTDVRIKRTDLPAENEQSVYTRMISERQSTAQEYLSRGDAQKNVIIAETDRTVREMLAKAQADAEVIRAEGEAGAAKVYNEAFSKDPEFYSLFRTLESYKKTINGETVIVLPSDSPYARLLMGNTN from the coding sequence ATGAGTGATCAAAATATTGTGAATATCAATGAACGGGGCGGAAATTTCAAGTGGAGAAGCTATACCAAACTAGGAATCATCCTGGTGCTCATCATTGCAGGCCTAGGGATATTGTTCAGCAACCTGTTTATTGTAAAGGAAGGGGAATACAAGGTTATCCGTCAATTTGGAGAGGTGGTCAGGATTGAGAGTGAACCTGGATTAGCTTATAAAATACCATTCATCCAAAGTGTCTCTACGCTCCCAAGATATCAAATGACTTATGACGTGTCTGAAGCTGAAATCAATACTAAGGACAAAAAAGTTATGATTATCGATAACTATGCAGTCTGGAAGATTGATGATCCCAAGAAAATGATCTCAAACGCCAGAACATTGGAGGGAGCGGAGGCCAGAATGGAAGAATTCATTTACTCCGTGACCCGCTCCGAACTGGGTCGGCTGAATTATGAAGAAATCATCAATGATGAAAAATCTTCACGAGGATCATTGAATGATCAAATCACCACAAAAGTGAATGAGCTGCTTGCAAATGATAATTATGGAATCACAGTAACAGATGTTCGCATTAAACGGACTGATCTACCGGCTGAAAATGAACAGTCTGTGTATACCAGGATGATTTCCGAGCGCCAGTCGACAGCCCAGGAATATCTGTCCAGGGGTGATGCTCAGAAGAATGTTATTATTGCTGAAACAGACAGGACCGTCAGGGAAATGCTTGCGAAGGCCCAGGCAGATGCTGAAGTCATTCGGGCAGAAGGGGAAGCGGGAGCCGCGAAGGTCTACAATGAAGCCTTCTCAAAAGATCCTGAATTCTATTCCTTATTCCGCACACTTGAATCCTATAAAAAGACTATCAATGGCGAGACTGTAATTGTTCTGCCTTCTGATTCGCCATATGCCCGTCTGCTGATGGGGAATACTAATTAG
- the mutM gene encoding DNA-formamidopyrimidine glycosylase, whose protein sequence is MPELPEVETVRRTLQQLVIGKTISHVSVFWPKMVKHPEELAQFKDALAGQTFQDIGRRGKFLILYTFDYALVSHLRMEGRYGLYSKEEPAEKHTHVIFHFTDGTELRYKDVRKFGTMHLYAKGEELKALPLAHLGPEPFAEEFTVDDLAARLARTSRHVKTALLDQKTIVGLGNIYVDEALFRSRIHPERAANSLTRTELETLHKEIGDTLREAVDKGGSTIRSYVNSQGQIGMFQLELFVYGRKGEGCKVCGSTLERIVTGGRGTVFCPACQRK, encoded by the coding sequence ATGCCGGAACTTCCTGAAGTTGAAACGGTCAGAAGAACATTGCAGCAATTGGTGATCGGCAAAACCATTTCACATGTTTCGGTTTTCTGGCCTAAGATGGTTAAGCATCCCGAAGAGCTTGCTCAATTCAAGGATGCTTTAGCAGGCCAAACCTTTCAGGACATTGGCAGGAGAGGGAAATTCCTAATCCTCTACACCTTTGACTATGCACTTGTGTCCCACCTGAGAATGGAGGGCAGATACGGCCTTTACTCCAAAGAAGAACCTGCTGAAAAACACACTCATGTCATTTTCCATTTTACAGATGGCACTGAACTCAGATACAAAGATGTTCGTAAATTTGGAACGATGCACCTATATGCAAAGGGTGAAGAACTTAAGGCACTTCCTCTGGCACATTTGGGACCGGAACCATTTGCAGAAGAATTTACGGTGGACGACCTTGCTGCCCGGCTTGCCCGGACCTCCCGCCATGTCAAAACAGCGCTTCTAGATCAGAAAACGATCGTAGGGCTTGGCAATATATATGTGGATGAAGCTTTATTCCGTTCTCGAATTCATCCTGAAAGAGCGGCAAATAGCTTAACAAGAACCGAATTGGAGACACTTCACAAAGAAATTGGAGATACCCTGAGAGAAGCGGTAGATAAAGGAGGAAGCACCATTCGCTCCTATGTTAATTCCCAGGGACAAATTGGCATGTTCCAGCTTGAGCTTTTTGTTTATGGGAGAAAAGGGGAAGGTTGCAAAGTGTGCGGAAGCACACTTGAGCGGATCGTAACCGGGGGCAGGGGTACAGTATTCTGTCCGGCTTGCCAGAGAAAATAA
- the hflK gene encoding FtsH protease activity modulator HflK, with translation MISLKRIYTIAGLIIAIVILSIVAFTTWYTVDESDQAVILTFGKVEEGITEPGLHFKLPWPVQSVEKLSKETFSLQFGYEEKGGEIKDFPDETKMITGDENIVLADLVVQWKITDPEKYLYNAEEPEEILYDATSSSLRSIIGGSKIDDALTSGKADIEADVRELLTSLIGKYDIGISILAVKLQDVELPNDDVRKAFTDVTDARETANTKKNEADKYKNQRMNEAEGEKKALISKANGEKAARLERARGDVAVFNKLYGEYKNNPDITRERLVIETLEQVLPGAEIYIMNDDGNTMKYFPIRPLEKEQSKPKEEGGTDNE, from the coding sequence ATGATCAGCTTAAAGCGGATTTATACAATCGCAGGCCTAATTATCGCAATTGTTATTTTAAGTATAGTTGCCTTTACAACATGGTATACCGTGGATGAATCGGATCAGGCAGTCATTTTAACATTTGGAAAGGTTGAGGAAGGTATTACGGAGCCGGGACTTCACTTTAAATTGCCGTGGCCTGTCCAAAGCGTGGAGAAGCTTTCGAAGGAAACATTTTCGCTGCAGTTTGGATATGAAGAAAAAGGTGGGGAAATAAAGGACTTTCCCGATGAGACAAAGATGATAACCGGGGATGAAAATATCGTTCTTGCAGATCTGGTTGTACAGTGGAAAATTACTGATCCGGAAAAATACCTATATAATGCTGAAGAGCCGGAAGAAATTCTATATGATGCTACTTCCTCATCCTTAAGAAGTATTATTGGAGGATCGAAGATAGATGACGCGCTGACCTCAGGTAAAGCAGATATCGAAGCGGATGTCAGAGAGCTACTAACCTCTTTAATTGGCAAATATGATATTGGCATATCAATTCTTGCAGTAAAACTCCAGGATGTCGAGCTGCCGAATGATGATGTAAGAAAAGCTTTTACGGATGTAACCGATGCGAGGGAAACCGCAAATACTAAAAAAAATGAAGCAGATAAATATAAGAATCAGAGAATGAATGAAGCAGAAGGTGAGAAGAAAGCCCTTATCTCTAAAGCGAATGGGGAAAAGGCAGCCCGTCTCGAAAGAGCACGTGGAGATGTAGCAGTCTTTAATAAATTGTATGGGGAATATAAAAATAATCCTGATATAACAAGAGAGCGTCTTGTCATTGAAACGCTTGAGCAAGTTCTTCCAGGTGCAGAGATTTACATTATGAATGACGATGGAAACACTATGAAGTATTTCCCGATCAGGCCTCTGGAGAAAGAACAGTCCAAACCGAAAGAGGAGGGGGGCACGGATAATGAGTGA
- the pnpS gene encoding two-component system histidine kinase PnpS: MTTFRTRLLFALLSLILVVLVALGLLLGQLFKSYYLNTFDARLQKETEMAASYIEGNGGIGSITIERINELGDILDVRVTATDNKGRILMDSSVKSETSQSRHQEIIVEVLKKKSVYESGWEVAGGFNLHYYWQPVMINGEKEGYIFLSTKLAEFQKAYQQIWWILAVSLGLSLFLIILLGSRITARYTKPIESATQVAIELTKGNYRARTYEDQEDETGMLSKSINVLARNLQEMVKSQEMQQDRLGALIENMGSGLILIDSRGYINLVNRPYKEVFNVNPSEYLYKLYYEVIEHKGITEVVEEIFMTEQKVKKQLIIPVNIERRYFEVYGVPIIGTNDEWKGILLVFHDITELKKLEQMRKDFVANVSHELKTPITSIKGFSETLLDGAMENKQTLNDFLNIILKESDRLQSLIQELLDLSKIEKQGFSLSIQQLDLADVLEDVVAIMKGKAAEKEIVLEYKREDKPVYIEGDVHRLKQVFINIISNAISYTPNQGVVYISSADSDSTVLTEIRDTGIGIEAGEIPRIFERFYRVDKARSRNSGGTGLGLAIVKHLVEAHKGTISVKSEVGKGTAFIIELPKKI, translated from the coding sequence ATGACAACCTTTCGCACCCGCCTGCTTTTCGCATTGCTTTCTTTAATTCTGGTTGTTTTAGTTGCATTAGGCCTACTTTTAGGCCAGCTTTTTAAAAGCTATTATTTAAATACATTTGATGCACGTCTGCAAAAAGAGACTGAAATGGCGGCGAGCTATATTGAGGGCAATGGAGGCATTGGATCCATTACTATTGAGAGAATCAATGAGCTGGGTGACATACTTGATGTGCGTGTAACTGCTACTGATAACAAGGGCAGAATATTAATGGATAGCAGCGTGAAAAGTGAGACATCACAAAGCAGGCACCAGGAAATCATAGTAGAAGTATTAAAAAAGAAATCTGTATATGAATCAGGATGGGAAGTGGCCGGAGGGTTTAATCTGCACTATTATTGGCAGCCTGTCATGATAAATGGCGAGAAGGAAGGCTATATTTTCTTGAGCACGAAGCTTGCTGAATTCCAAAAGGCCTATCAGCAGATTTGGTGGATTTTAGCTGTCAGTCTTGGTTTGTCTTTATTTCTGATTATTCTGCTCGGGTCAAGAATTACGGCCCGATATACAAAGCCTATTGAGTCAGCAACACAGGTTGCGATTGAACTTACTAAGGGAAACTATCGGGCAAGAACATATGAAGATCAGGAAGATGAAACTGGTATGCTGAGTAAGTCTATCAATGTACTGGCGAGGAATCTTCAGGAAATGGTGAAATCCCAGGAAATGCAGCAGGACAGACTGGGTGCTCTTATTGAAAACATGGGAAGCGGTTTAATTCTTATTGACAGCAGAGGCTATATTAATTTAGTGAACCGGCCATATAAAGAGGTTTTCAATGTAAACCCTTCCGAATACCTTTACAAGCTCTATTATGAAGTGATAGAACACAAAGGTATTACCGAAGTGGTTGAAGAAATTTTTATGACCGAGCAGAAAGTAAAAAAGCAGCTCATTATTCCCGTCAATATCGAAAGACGTTATTTTGAAGTATATGGAGTTCCGATTATCGGGACGAATGATGAATGGAAAGGGATACTGCTTGTTTTTCATGATATTACAGAACTGAAGAAGCTTGAGCAGATGAGGAAGGATTTTGTAGCGAATGTTTCTCATGAATTGAAAACACCTATTACCTCTATAAAGGGCTTCTCTGAAACTCTCTTGGATGGTGCAATGGAAAACAAACAGACTCTTAATGATTTCCTCAATATCATTTTGAAGGAAAGTGATCGTCTGCAATCTCTTATTCAGGAATTACTGGATCTGTCGAAAATCGAAAAGCAAGGCTTTAGCTTGTCCATTCAGCAGCTGGATCTGGCTGATGTGCTCGAAGATGTAGTAGCCATCATGAAAGGGAAAGCAGCGGAAAAGGAAATCGTTTTGGAATATAAGAGAGAGGATAAACCTGTATATATTGAAGGTGATGTTCACCGGCTTAAGCAGGTGTTTATAAATATCATATCAAATGCAATTTCTTATACGCCAAATCAGGGGGTCGTCTATATTTCGTCTGCAGATTCAGACAGCACAGTTCTAACCGAAATAAGGGATACAGGGATTGGAATTGAAGCCGGAGAAATTCCGCGTATCTTTGAACGTTTTTATCGGGTTGATAAAGCCAGAAGCAGGAACTCCGGCGGAACAGGGCTGGGGCTTGCAATCGTAAAGCATCTCGTTGAAGCACATAAGGGAACTATCTCGGTAAAAAGCGAGGTCGGCAAAGGCACCGCCTTTATTATTGAACTTCCGAAAAAAATATAG